The proteins below come from a single Miscanthus floridulus cultivar M001 chromosome 1, ASM1932011v1, whole genome shotgun sequence genomic window:
- the LOC136469634 gene encoding peroxidase 35-like: protein MGAGIRILAAFLAALAAAAAAGVTAQLRQDYYAAVCPDLESIVRDAVSKKVQAQPVAVGATIRLFFHDCFVEGCDASVILVSTGNNTAEKDNPSNLSLAGDGFDTVIQAKAAVDAVPACTNQVSCADILALATRDVIALAGGPSYAVELGRLDGLVSMSTNVDGKLPPPSFNLDQLTSMFAVNNLSQADMIALSAAHTVGFGHCSTFSDRIQPQSVDPTMNATYAADLQAACPAGVDPNIALQLDPVTPQAFDNQYFVNLVNGRGLLTSDQVLYSDARSQPTVVAWAQNATDFEQAFVDAITRLGRVGVKTDPSQGNIRRDCAFLN, encoded by the exons ATGGGCGCCGGGATCAGGATCCTGGCGGCGTTCTTGGCGGCgctcgcggccgccgccgccgccggcgtgaCGGCGCAGCTGCGGCAGGACTACTACGCGGCGGTGTGCCCGGACCTGGAGAGCATCGTGCGCGACGCGGTGTCCAAGAAGGTGCAGGCGCAGCCCGTCGCCGTCGGCGCCACCATCCGCCTcttcttccacgactgcttcgtcgAG GGCTGCGACGCATCGGTGATCCTGGTGTCGACGGGGAACAACACAGCGGAGAAGGACAACCCGAGCAACCTCTCCCTGGCCGGCGACGGCTTCGACACCGTCATCCAGGCCAAGGCGGCCGTCGACGCCGTGCCGGCGTGCACCAACCAGGTGTCGTGCGCCGACATCCTGGCCCTGGCCACCCGGGACGTCATTGCCCTG GCTGGCGGACCGTCGTACGCGGTGGAGCTGGGGAGGCTGGACGGGCTGGTGTCCATGTCCACCAACGTCGACGGCaagctgccgccgccgtcgttcAACCTGGACCAGCTGACGAGCATGTTCGCCGTCAACAACCTGTCGCAGGCCGACATGATTGCTTTATCTG CGGCGCACACGGTGGGGTTCGGGCACTGCAGCACGTTCTCGGACCGGATCCAGCCGCAGTCGGTGGACCCGACGATGAACGCGACGTACGCGGCGGACCTGCAGGCGGCGTGCCCGGCCGGGGTGGACCCCAACATCGCGCTGCAGCTGGACCCCGTCACGCCGCAGGCCTTCGACAACCAGTACTTCGTCAACCTGGTGAACGGCCGCGGGCTCCTCACCTCCGACCAGGTGCTCTACTCCGACGCCCGGTCGCAGCCCACCGTGGTGGCGTGGGCGCAGAACGCCACCGACTTCGAGCAGGCGTTCGTCGACGCCATCACCAGGCTCGGCCGCGTCGGCGTCAAGACCGACCCGTCGCAGGGGAACATCCGCCGCGACTGCGCCTTCCTCAACTGA